Proteins encoded together in one Desulfatiglans sp. window:
- the gptM gene encoding putative geopeptide radical SAM maturase, whose protein sequence is MELSRYLKYYPSSENPGNFILFSTWRLSKVEIWAETFRAIERGVISPENEKVLTGLGMLVPDREEEKASVISLHDRINKHSPGINIIVVMNLDCNFACKYCFEGGLKGDLYMSGETADRLIDFIKERFTENKKTLLVDFYGGEPLLSSDLIKHISKKLKAFTEERGVSYSFSLVTNGALLNRKIAIELAGLGLKGVKITIDGPAHIHNKNRPFKSGAPSFDLLIKNIKETWDIVKINLGGNFEAANYRDFPLLLDYLEKEGLTPDKIGVIKFDPVAKRPERVMNPTDYRGGCITLDEPWLLEANDLLREDILRRGYKTLNISHKLCMIESQNSYVVNYDGSLYKCPGFIGIEEYNIGNIKDEIFKYNDTYNLGIWKNDRCIDCEYLPLCYGGCRYMTFLRDDNVNALDCQKEYLDATLETMIKQEIKYSLRVGK, encoded by the coding sequence ATGGAACTTTCCAGATATCTGAAATATTACCCTTCAAGCGAAAACCCAGGGAATTTTATCCTCTTTTCCACCTGGCGTCTTTCAAAGGTTGAGATATGGGCGGAGACCTTCAGGGCTATTGAAAGGGGTGTAATTTCCCCTGAAAATGAAAAGGTGCTCACCGGCCTGGGGATGCTTGTCCCGGACAGGGAAGAGGAAAAGGCATCTGTAATCTCTCTGCATGACCGGATTAACAAACACAGTCCTGGAATAAATATTATTGTGGTCATGAATCTTGACTGCAACTTTGCCTGTAAATACTGCTTTGAAGGGGGGTTAAAGGGTGACCTCTACATGTCTGGGGAGACAGCGGACAGGCTGATCGATTTTATTAAAGAAAGATTCACAGAGAATAAAAAAACCCTTCTGGTGGATTTCTATGGTGGCGAGCCCCTGCTGAGCAGTGACCTGATAAAGCATATTTCAAAAAAATTAAAGGCATTTACTGAAGAAAGAGGCGTATCATACAGCTTCAGCCTTGTAACTAATGGCGCCCTTCTTAATAGAAAAATAGCCATTGAACTCGCCGGGCTTGGCCTTAAAGGTGTAAAGATCACTATTGATGGGCCTGCCCATATCCATAATAAAAACCGGCCATTTAAATCAGGGGCCCCAAGTTTTGACTTGCTGATAAAAAATATCAAAGAGACGTGGGATATTGTAAAAATAAACCTTGGGGGCAATTTTGAAGCAGCTAATTACCGGGATTTCCCTTTGCTTCTTGATTACCTCGAAAAGGAGGGGCTCACCCCTGATAAGATTGGGGTAATCAAGTTTGATCCGGTAGCAAAACGACCGGAAAGGGTAATGAACCCGACAGATTACAGGGGCGGCTGCATTACCCTTGATGAACCATGGCTTCTTGAAGCAAATGATCTTTTGCGAGAAGATATCCTGAGACGAGGGTATAAGACCCTGAACATATCACATAAATTATGCATGATCGAATCACAAAATTCTTATGTGGTCAATTATGATGGCTCTTTATATAAATGCCCCGGTTTCATCGGGATAGAAGAATATAATATCGGGAATATAAAGGATGAAATTTTTAAATATAATGACACATACAACCTTGGAATATGGAAAAATGACAGATGCATAGATTGCGAATATCTCCCACTCTGTTATGGCGGATGCCGGTATATGACCTTTCTGCGTGATGATAATGTTAATGCCCTTGACTGCCAGAAGGAATACCTTGATGCCACACTTGAAACCATGATCAAGCAGGAAATAAAATATAGCCTCCGGGTGGGTAAGTAG
- a CDS encoding sulfatase-like hydrolase/transferase, which yields MSIRAVKTFLCGSVLFVFFLTGAFALTASGLGKRVDEKTKRPNILLIIGDDIGIDATTNMYPGLIDSLTKQYGPSGHNHPDYKMINGRPASTPSLDSLAKGGIRFTHAWTQPFCSPTRTSLLTGLFSAKTGVLDYTNWLSQNHHSFVKDLKEKGGYSTAIFGKWHIAGLGQYPGMKPKEAGFDLFRGNLHGGLATYFEYDYQIQDDTTPPDQWRTEKAPVRSLPGIAPTTYAAVVKTADTINWITEQEKNNPDKPWFVWFAFNLSHITGNQMPNPMVIPNADTMDEPSRKEMEACMGPDGQFGSANVGSCSSEALMRAMTNSMDTMIGRVIETVEKLDPNTYIIYLGDNGTWMFGEKREFIDNLYITRKERSKGTTYESGVRVSMAIKGPGIKANKQSDEWIHNVDLFSTILELAGLEVPKTVPNRTGDGMVSLDSVSLTPILFKGATGLRDPDMGYLLTETVNPIKNNFRHVGARNATYKVICGNNPETGSCTFYNLIDDPIEEYPLPKPDSCENYKNRKWSPADPEWNFCRLQEVIATESFMAEPKK from the coding sequence ATGAGTATTAGAGCTGTAAAAACATTTTTATGTGGATCTGTTCTGTTTGTTTTTTTTCTCACAGGGGCGTTCGCGTTAACGGCGAGCGGACTGGGAAAAAGAGTAGATGAAAAGACCAAACGACCGAACATCCTGCTTATCATCGGTGACGATATAGGCATAGATGCTACAACCAACATGTACCCTGGCCTTATTGACAGTCTTACCAAGCAATACGGTCCATCAGGGCATAATCACCCTGATTACAAAATGATCAATGGCAGGCCGGCATCTACCCCTTCGCTGGATTCCCTGGCAAAGGGAGGCATAAGATTCACCCATGCCTGGACACAACCATTTTGTTCGCCCACACGCACATCACTTCTTACAGGGCTTTTTTCCGCAAAGACAGGGGTTCTGGATTATACTAACTGGCTATCCCAGAATCATCATTCATTTGTAAAGGACCTTAAGGAAAAGGGCGGATACAGCACGGCCATATTCGGAAAATGGCATATAGCAGGTCTTGGTCAGTACCCCGGTATGAAGCCCAAAGAGGCGGGCTTTGATCTATTCAGGGGTAACCTTCATGGCGGCCTTGCAACATACTTTGAATATGATTACCAGATTCAGGACGATACCACGCCACCGGATCAGTGGCGCACAGAAAAGGCCCCTGTGAGATCACTTCCGGGCATAGCGCCAACCACCTATGCAGCGGTAGTAAAGACAGCGGATACCATCAACTGGATCACAGAGCAGGAAAAGAATAATCCTGACAAGCCCTGGTTTGTATGGTTTGCCTTCAACCTCTCGCATATTACAGGGAACCAGATGCCTAACCCGATGGTTATACCCAATGCCGACACCATGGATGAGCCATCACGCAAAGAGATGGAGGCATGCATGGGCCCTGACGGCCAATTCGGTTCCGCCAATGTGGGCTCATGCTCATCAGAGGCGCTTATGAGGGCCATGACAAACTCCATGGATACCATGATTGGTAGAGTAATTGAAACTGTTGAAAAACTCGACCCCAACACATATATTATCTACCTGGGTGATAATGGAACATGGATGTTTGGCGAAAAACGGGAGTTCATTGACAACCTGTACATTACCAGGAAAGAGCGCAGCAAGGGTACCACATATGAAAGCGGCGTGCGGGTATCAATGGCCATTAAAGGGCCGGGTATAAAGGCCAACAAGCAGAGTGACGAGTGGATACACAATGTGGACCTCTTCTCAACCATACTGGAGCTTGCAGGTCTTGAGGTGCCTAAAACAGTCCCAAACCGTACAGGTGACGGCATGGTTTCTTTAGATTCTGTCTCCCTTACTCCAATTCTTTTTAAAGGGGCGACAGGCTTAAGAGACCCCGATATGGGATACCTGTTAACAGAAACCGTTAACCCGATAAAAAATAATTTCAGGCATGTGGGTGCAAGAAACGCTACATACAAGGTTATCTGCGGCAATAACCCGGAAACAGGGAGCTGCACCTTCTATAACCTTATAGATGACCCTATTGAGGAATACCCCCTGCCTAAACCTGATAGCTGTGAGAATTATAAAAACAGGAAATGGAGCCCGGCAGACCCTGAGTGGAATTTCTGCCGCCTGCAGGAGGTTATTGCCACAGAATCTTTTATGGCTGAACCTAAAAAATAG
- a CDS encoding TonB-dependent receptor encodes MKTFPRKKYIKVFLFISMMLSISISCFGQSEEEMQMLRLFYEDKDLVVSATRNPKPVTQIAENVTVITSGDIEAMNAHSVAEALDSVPGLFLGTNRDFGAFSLFNMQGSEPRHTLVLVDDIPWNLTSEGSAETITVPVGIIERIEIIKGPASSAWGSSLGGVVNIITKSTGTSSKPGGSIYASYGKKNSQDYRADLHGKIGKAGYYLYGGTQDSDGLVQSRFSDNKQFYSRIEIPFSEDIKTGLSMGYSDIQNSFGDYLDSDINISGSLKTFYTAPFLSATVAEGLDISLSAYYIRQETTQSSKSLGLGITGDPGELYLDTKIKDESLGARFQAVWKKEINSLVFGMDIGQGEYDQTLNAGSLLQSIGVPVISEFSPDNTKWAVYINDTISRGKWSVTPGIRYDHESITGSFLSPSLGLTYMLSKDTILRGTIARGFSAPGLSWTSGGGMFLDPNPSLKHEEVWSYQVGAESAFSFMWLKANIFLHDLKNSLTTIPLGGGPPAYNDIIINNGEVKRKGIEIETESVPIYNFSFKGGLSYVDINPPLATGASEIYSFVTGIRYQNKTISGQLIGYYNWHDLNYIPGSSYDDFIWNLSISKTIRIFQGYDVEFFAVGHNLFNGSQYPYIQNINPKRWFEFGLKYKF; translated from the coding sequence ATGAAAACATTTCCGCGAAAAAAATATATTAAAGTATTTCTCTTCATCTCAATGATGTTATCTATTTCTATAAGCTGTTTCGGACAGTCTGAAGAAGAGATGCAGATGCTCAGGCTCTTCTATGAGGATAAAGACCTTGTTGTTTCAGCCACAAGGAACCCCAAGCCCGTGACCCAGATTGCTGAGAATGTCACGGTGATTACATCTGGTGATATAGAGGCCATGAATGCCCATTCAGTGGCAGAGGCACTGGACAGTGTGCCAGGCCTTTTTCTCGGCACTAACAGGGATTTCGGGGCATTTTCATTATTTAACATGCAGGGTTCTGAACCACGTCATACGCTTGTTCTTGTAGATGACATCCCCTGGAATCTTACCAGTGAGGGGTCTGCTGAAACGATTACAGTCCCTGTCGGCATCATTGAAAGGATAGAGATAATAAAGGGTCCTGCATCTTCTGCCTGGGGGTCATCCCTTGGCGGGGTAGTTAATATAATTACAAAATCCACAGGCACCTCCAGTAAACCGGGTGGTTCAATTTATGCCTCTTATGGAAAGAAAAACAGCCAGGATTACAGGGCAGACCTGCATGGAAAAATCGGAAAAGCAGGTTATTACCTCTATGGGGGCACCCAGGATTCTGATGGGCTCGTACAATCCAGATTTTCTGATAATAAACAATTCTATTCCAGGATAGAAATCCCTTTTTCAGAAGATATCAAAACGGGTTTGAGCATGGGATATAGTGATATCCAAAACAGCTTCGGGGATTACCTTGATTCAGATATCAATATCAGTGGAAGCCTTAAAACCTTTTATACCGCGCCCTTTCTCTCAGCCACTGTGGCAGAAGGTCTTGATATTAGTCTCTCTGCATATTATATCCGGCAGGAGACCACGCAAAGCAGCAAGAGCCTCGGTCTTGGCATTACAGGAGATCCGGGTGAATTGTACCTCGATACCAAAATAAAAGATGAATCCCTGGGGGCAAGATTTCAGGCAGTGTGGAAAAAAGAGATCAATTCCCTTGTATTCGGAATGGACATTGGGCAGGGAGAATATGATCAGACCCTTAATGCCGGCTCTCTGCTTCAGAGTATCGGGGTACCTGTAATCTCAGAGTTTTCACCCGATAATACAAAGTGGGCTGTCTACATAAACGATACCATCTCAAGGGGGAAATGGTCTGTAACACCAGGAATAAGATATGACCATGAAAGCATTACAGGATCATTTTTAAGCCCGAGCCTGGGATTGACCTATATGCTGTCAAAAGATACCATCTTAAGAGGCACTATTGCCAGGGGTTTTTCTGCCCCTGGTCTCTCATGGACATCAGGGGGAGGCATGTTTCTTGACCCAAACCCCTCTCTTAAACACGAAGAGGTATGGTCATACCAGGTTGGAGCAGAGTCTGCATTCTCTTTTATGTGGTTAAAAGCAAATATCTTTTTACATGATCTGAAAAATTCCCTTACAACCATACCTCTTGGTGGAGGGCCTCCTGCCTATAATGATATTATTATCAATAATGGAGAGGTAAAACGCAAGGGCATTGAAATAGAGACAGAGAGTGTGCCAATTTATAATTTTTCTTTTAAGGGTGGCCTGTCATATGTGGATATTAACCCTCCCCTCGCTACTGGCGCTTCTGAAATCTACAGCTTTGTGACTGGTATCAGATATCAAAATAAAACTATAAGCGGTCAGCTCATTGGCTATTATAACTGGCACGATCTGAATTACATACCCGGTAGTAGTTATGATGATTTCATATGGAATCTAAGCATCAGCAAGACAATAAGGATTTTCCAGGGGTATGATGTAGAATTTTTTGCTGTTGGTCACAACCTTTTTAATGGCTCTCAGTATCCATACATACAAAATATTAATCCAAAAAGGTGGTTTGAGTTTGGCTTAAAATACAAATTCTAG
- a CDS encoding HAMP domain-containing sensor histidine kinase, producing MKIYLIKSIKEHFSIKLFVVFGLIAFIISCFFTGIFLFHQSNQLNDANLKKGLFQVKALAHNARIGVFAENKELLDAPVEAISHEDEVLEILVFNIDGKLLKEYRKQERDTGNRVKRQGDIIEKDVLTKIRDAMGPVYFEDRNGFDFWAPILSTSSYAVPASHGLEDILKPADNRLIGYAMVKVGKDILNRQRKELLITNLILLIIFLTASFFASYFVAKGMAKPLNRLMDGANAISKGLAAEKISVKTRDEVGLLAEAFNNMADALRIRENELMAVNRKLMEQHEQRKILSKRLIDLLEKDREQVAMELHDHVGQVLTSLKINLEIIQGQVGSYNPELENKIIESKDRAIQAIRDIKDISRGLKPSVLSTLGLVSSIKELLSDFEMSTGMDVNFFTHNIPSMLSKEKELAIYRITQEAMNNIVKHTHATTVHVNLVMKDHKIALSIEDNGTGFDPEKIMENTHGQSPFGLLIMQERAEQLNGEFRIESETEKGTYVSVEIPV from the coding sequence ATGAAAATATATCTAATAAAAAGCATCAAAGAGCACTTCAGCATCAAACTGTTTGTCGTGTTCGGTTTAATAGCATTTATTATTTCCTGTTTTTTCACAGGCATCTTCCTTTTCCATCAAAGTAACCAGCTCAATGATGCCAACCTGAAAAAAGGGCTCTTTCAGGTAAAGGCGCTTGCCCATAATGCCAGGATTGGTGTTTTTGCAGAGAATAAAGAGCTGCTGGATGCCCCGGTTGAGGCTATCTCCCATGAGGATGAGGTATTGGAGATTTTGGTTTTTAACATAGATGGTAAGCTGTTAAAAGAATACAGAAAACAGGAAAGAGATACAGGCAATAGAGTTAAAAGACAGGGGGATATTATTGAAAAAGATGTATTAACAAAAATAAGGGATGCAATGGGACCTGTTTATTTTGAAGACAGGAATGGATTTGATTTTTGGGCCCCAATACTATCAACGTCAAGCTATGCCGTGCCTGCTTCTCATGGGTTAGAAGATATTCTAAAACCGGCAGATAATCGTTTAATAGGTTATGCAATGGTAAAGGTTGGTAAGGATATCTTAAACAGGCAGAGAAAAGAGCTGCTGATTACCAATTTAATACTATTGATAATATTTTTGACGGCCTCATTTTTCGCCTCATATTTTGTAGCAAAGGGCATGGCAAAACCCCTTAACCGGTTGATGGATGGTGCAAATGCCATAAGCAAAGGGCTGGCAGCTGAAAAAATCTCTGTAAAGACAAGGGATGAAGTGGGGTTACTCGCTGAGGCATTTAATAATATGGCAGATGCCCTTAGGATCAGAGAGAATGAGCTGATGGCTGTTAACCGGAAATTGATGGAACAGCATGAGCAGAGAAAGATATTATCAAAAAGACTTATTGACCTGCTGGAAAAGGATCGTGAACAGGTTGCCATGGAACTGCATGATCATGTTGGACAGGTACTGACCTCCTTAAAGATTAATCTTGAAATAATCCAGGGTCAGGTCGGCTCATACAACCCTGAGCTTGAGAATAAAATTATTGAAAGCAAAGATAGGGCAATTCAGGCTATCAGGGATATAAAAGATATTTCACGCGGGCTTAAACCCAGTGTACTTTCAACGCTTGGTCTGGTATCGTCTATTAAAGAGCTATTAAGTGATTTTGAAATGAGCACAGGCATGGATGTAAATTTCTTTACTCACAATATACCATCAATGCTTTCAAAGGAAAAGGAGCTTGCCATATACAGAATCACGCAGGAAGCCATGAACAACATAGTCAAACACACACACGCCACCACTGTTCATGTCAACCTTGTTATGAAAGACCATAAAATAGCTCTGAGCATTGAAGACAATGGGACCGGTTTTGACCCGGAAAAGATAATGGAAAACACGCACGGACAAAGCCCCTTTGGCCTCCTTATCATGCAGGAGAGGGCTGAGCAGCTCAATGGTGAATTCAGAATTGAATCGGAAACAGAAAAGGGCACCTATGTGTCAGTGGAAATTCCGGTTTAA
- a CDS encoding ABC transporter substrate-binding protein, whose translation MPAFAEGEILVIQSVKIAPYEEALNGFISAQDQKIKQVVLTETQSFDIRDEIERTQPPLILAIGRDALMNVKDIRDIPVIYIMVLSPNQILDNSQNFYGINMNVHPEKQLEAFIGAIPKLKNIGLIYNPDNTGELAEEAARAAEKKEVSLVIKKAEKAGDVVNALKGMAESINAFWMFPDVTLLTPESMELLLITSIEKEIPLLTFSTKYLEMGAILSVAVDPYDMGIQAGELAQKILAGDNHKESRLIFARKGVITLNKKVAGKIGIELKQYEELHEKKD comes from the coding sequence ATGCCAGCCTTCGCTGAGGGTGAAATCCTTGTCATTCAGAGTGTGAAGATTGCCCCTTATGAGGAGGCCCTTAATGGTTTTATAAGCGCCCAGGATCAAAAGATAAAACAGGTTGTCCTGACAGAGACACAATCCTTTGACATCAGGGATGAAATCGAAAGGACACAGCCCCCCCTGATTTTAGCCATCGGGCGTGATGCCCTCATGAATGTAAAAGATATCAGGGATATCCCGGTCATATATATAATGGTTCTCTCCCCAAATCAAATTCTTGATAATAGCCAAAATTTTTATGGAATAAACATGAATGTGCACCCTGAGAAGCAGCTGGAGGCATTTATTGGTGCAATCCCTAAACTTAAAAATATAGGACTGATATACAACCCTGACAACACAGGTGAACTGGCAGAAGAGGCTGCTAGAGCAGCAGAAAAAAAAGAGGTCAGTCTTGTCATTAAAAAGGCTGAAAAGGCGGGTGATGTTGTTAATGCACTAAAGGGTATGGCTGAGAGCATAAACGCATTCTGGATGTTCCCGGATGTTACCCTGCTGACACCTGAGTCAATGGAACTCCTGCTGATTACCTCAATTGAAAAAGAGATCCCTCTTCTCACATTCTCAACTAAATACCTTGAGATGGGGGCAATATTGTCAGTCGCTGTAGACCCCTATGATATGGGCATTCAGGCAGGGGAGCTGGCACAAAAAATTTTGGCTGGAGATAATCATAAAGAAAGCAGGCTTATATTCGCAAGAAAAGGTGTAATAACCCTTAACAAAAAGGTAGCAGGAAAGATTGGCATAGAACTGAAGCAGTATGAGGAATTACACGAAAAGAAAGACTAA
- a CDS encoding response regulator transcription factor has product MDKRMTETTIVLADDHRVVIEGIKSALREISEFEVIGEATDGWEALKIADALRPDIMVLDISMPGLSGIEVVRKLKQTTPDIKIVIYTMHSSSEFVIDLFSAGVSGYVLKEDPVSDLIFSLKAVTTGETYISAIVSNLLLKHMKEPMGDPYNSLSLREQEVFKNLAEGMSIKEIADKLFISPKTVESHKYNVMEKLRANSLTELTKIAIKKNLINF; this is encoded by the coding sequence ATGGATAAACGAATGACTGAAACCACAATTGTACTTGCTGATGATCACAGGGTAGTAATTGAAGGCATTAAAAGCGCCTTACGCGAAATCTCCGAGTTTGAGGTCATAGGAGAGGCAACTGATGGATGGGAGGCATTAAAGATTGCTGATGCCCTGAGGCCGGACATAATGGTTCTGGATATCTCCATGCCAGGACTGAGCGGTATTGAGGTAGTAAGGAAACTCAAACAAACTACACCGGATATCAAGATAGTTATCTATACCATGCATTCATCAAGCGAATTTGTTATTGACCTCTTCAGTGCGGGAGTATCCGGTTATGTTCTCAAGGAAGACCCTGTATCAGACCTTATATTTTCCTTAAAGGCAGTAACAACCGGAGAGACATATATCAGCGCAATTGTATCTAACTTACTGCTTAAACATATGAAAGAGCCAATGGGGGACCCCTATAACAGCCTGAGTCTCCGTGAGCAGGAGGTTTTTAAGAATCTGGCCGAAGGAATGAGCATCAAGGAAATAGCCGACAAATTATTTATTAGCCCTAAAACTGTTGAATCCCACAAATACAATGTGATGGAAAAGCTGAGGGCAAACTCACTAACAGAACTGACAAAGATCGCCATTAAAAAAAATCTTATCAATTTTTAG